In one Neobacillus sp. CF12 genomic region, the following are encoded:
- a CDS encoding sugar phosphate isomerase/epimerase gives MKLGVFTVLFGEKSFEEMLDTVKDAGLHAVEIGTGCYPGNSHCDLDGLLESEEARKQYIQKVEQQNLIISAFSCHGNPISPEEGFAKNSHETLLKTIKLASLLGVPVVNCFSGTAGDHEGAKYPNWPVTPWPNEYGSVLQWQWEEKLIPYWKEVGQYAQEHNVKIGLELHGGFLVHTPYTLLKLREQTCDAIGANLDPSHLWWQGIDPVAAIKILAKENAIHHFHAKDTYIDQENVNMYGLTDMQPYGELRTRAWTFRSVGCGHSLKEWSDMMSALRTYGYDYVVSIEHEDAIMSIEEGFKRAVTNLKSVLIEEPVSQMWWA, from the coding sequence ATGAAACTAGGTGTTTTTACTGTACTATTTGGGGAAAAATCATTTGAAGAAATGCTTGATACTGTCAAAGATGCTGGCCTTCATGCTGTTGAAATCGGAACAGGCTGTTATCCGGGGAACAGTCATTGTGACTTAGATGGTTTATTAGAGAGTGAAGAAGCGCGCAAGCAATACATTCAAAAAGTGGAGCAGCAGAATCTCATCATTAGTGCGTTTAGCTGTCATGGTAATCCTATTTCACCCGAAGAAGGATTTGCGAAAAACTCTCACGAGACACTATTAAAAACCATAAAACTTGCTTCACTTCTGGGTGTCCCAGTTGTAAATTGTTTTTCCGGTACCGCTGGAGATCATGAGGGAGCAAAATACCCAAATTGGCCTGTCACTCCATGGCCGAATGAATATGGCTCAGTCTTACAGTGGCAATGGGAAGAAAAATTAATCCCATACTGGAAAGAAGTGGGGCAGTATGCACAGGAGCACAATGTGAAAATTGGGCTGGAGCTTCATGGAGGCTTTTTGGTACACACACCCTACACGCTTTTAAAACTACGTGAGCAAACTTGTGACGCGATTGGTGCCAATTTAGATCCAAGCCACTTATGGTGGCAGGGTATTGACCCAGTAGCTGCAATCAAAATTTTAGCGAAGGAAAATGCGATTCACCATTTCCATGCAAAAGACACATACATTGACCAAGAAAATGTAAATATGTATGGATTAACAGATATGCAGCCTTATGGAGAATTAAGAACCCGCGCTTGGACCTTCCGATCAGTTGGCTGTGGCCATAGCTTAAAAGAATGGTCGGATATGATGAGTGCGCTTCGCACATATGGGTATGACTATGTTGTTAGTATTGAGCATGAGGACGCAATTATGTCGATTGAAGAAGGATTTAAACGCGCCGTAACCAATCTGAAGTCCGTTTTAATCGAAGAGCCTGTTTCACAAATGTGGTGGGCATAG
- a CDS encoding Gfo/Idh/MocA family oxidoreductase has protein sequence MNKLRIGIIGVGGIAQGRHIPAFLQLNDSCEITALSDVNIDRARETAEKYNIPHVFEDYHELFSEVDAVCICTPNKFHAEITIAAFEAGVHVLCEKPMALRAEECEAMVTASKKADKVLAIAYHYRFMKEAQAAKKAMQEVGTPLVVRVQALRRRKVPGWGVFTNKDLQGGGSLIDYGCHLLDLALWLMGNPNHLTVTGTAYNALSKIPNQVNQWGSFNHETFNVDDHVTAYIQFENGASMLFETSWAANIKDDAEHLSISGVDGGLSVFPFELYTTKNGMLLNSEAAWLPGEEEPGLSQAKNFIHTCLGKEELVVKPEEALQVSQIIDRIYASEGNHL, from the coding sequence ATGAATAAACTGCGAATTGGAATTATCGGGGTTGGCGGAATTGCACAAGGACGTCATATCCCTGCTTTTTTACAATTAAATGATAGTTGTGAAATTACAGCGCTTAGTGATGTCAACATTGATAGAGCAAGGGAAACCGCTGAGAAATATAACATCCCTCATGTTTTTGAAGATTATCATGAACTTTTCTCAGAGGTTGATGCCGTTTGTATTTGCACACCAAATAAGTTCCACGCTGAAATTACGATTGCTGCATTTGAAGCAGGTGTCCATGTATTGTGTGAGAAACCGATGGCGTTACGTGCAGAGGAATGCGAGGCGATGGTAACGGCTTCGAAAAAAGCAGATAAAGTTCTCGCCATTGCCTATCATTACCGTTTTATGAAAGAAGCACAAGCGGCCAAAAAAGCTATGCAAGAAGTAGGTACACCACTTGTGGTCAGAGTTCAGGCATTAAGACGCCGTAAAGTTCCTGGGTGGGGAGTTTTCACCAACAAAGACCTGCAGGGCGGAGGCAGTTTGATTGACTATGGTTGTCATCTGCTCGATTTAGCGCTTTGGCTGATGGGAAATCCAAACCATCTCACGGTGACAGGCACCGCTTATAATGCGTTAAGTAAGATTCCTAATCAAGTGAATCAATGGGGCTCGTTTAATCATGAAACCTTTAATGTCGATGATCATGTGACAGCTTATATTCAATTTGAAAATGGTGCCTCCATGTTGTTCGAGACATCATGGGCCGCAAATATTAAAGATGACGCTGAACACCTCAGCATTTCCGGAGTAGACGGAGGACTAAGTGTTTTTCCTTTTGAACTATATACGACAAAGAATGGAATGCTATTAAATAGTGAAGCTGCGTGGCTGCCAGGTGAGGAAGAACCAGGTCTGTCGCAAGCAAAGAATTTTATCCACACCTGTTTAGGGAAGGAAGAGTTGGTCGTAAAACCGGAAGAAGCTCTTCAGGTTTCACAGATTATTGATCGAATATATGCGAGTGAGGGGAATCATTTATGA
- a CDS encoding Gfo/Idh/MocA family oxidoreductase, whose translation MEKLRVAVIGCGSIAQHRHLPEYQSNKNVELIAVCDSNEERAQTVAEKYGVKAYTNYEEVISSGLVDAVSVCTPNYLHAPISIAALHAGLHVLCEKPMATSKQEAEEMIAAANESGKKLMIAHNQRFVPSHQRARKLIESGEIGKIYSFRTAFGHGGPEGWSVEGKEGWFFQKEKAFVGAMGDLGVHKTDLLRYVLGEEITEVGAFVETSAKDFADVDDNAVCVLKTESGIIGTLAASWAYVSKEDNSTIIYGEKAILRLEDDPINSLVVQYANGEVVNYQLGKIQSNAEGGQNNSHVIDKFVESILHDHEPPVPGEEGMKSLEVILAALESNETKQIIRVSER comes from the coding sequence ATGGAAAAGTTAAGAGTAGCAGTAATAGGCTGTGGCAGCATTGCCCAGCACCGCCATTTACCTGAATATCAATCCAATAAAAATGTTGAACTTATTGCTGTATGTGATAGTAATGAAGAACGTGCACAAACAGTAGCTGAAAAATATGGTGTTAAAGCCTATACGAACTATGAAGAGGTAATAAGCAGCGGTTTAGTGGATGCAGTCAGTGTTTGTACACCAAACTACCTTCATGCACCTATTTCAATTGCGGCTTTACATGCAGGTCTTCATGTTCTTTGTGAAAAACCTATGGCGACTTCAAAACAAGAAGCAGAAGAGATGATAGCAGCAGCGAATGAAAGCGGCAAGAAATTAATGATTGCTCATAATCAGCGGTTTGTACCTTCTCATCAAAGGGCCCGTAAGTTAATCGAGAGCGGGGAGATTGGTAAAATCTATAGTTTCCGCACAGCATTTGGTCATGGAGGACCAGAAGGCTGGAGTGTCGAAGGAAAAGAGGGCTGGTTCTTTCAAAAAGAAAAAGCATTTGTTGGAGCTATGGGTGATTTAGGGGTTCATAAGACAGACTTACTTCGCTATGTATTAGGTGAAGAAATTACAGAAGTAGGTGCTTTTGTTGAAACAAGTGCAAAGGACTTCGCTGATGTTGATGATAACGCAGTGTGTGTCCTGAAAACAGAAAGTGGCATCATTGGTACTCTGGCAGCAAGCTGGGCTTACGTTAGCAAGGAAGATAACTCTACTATTATTTATGGAGAAAAAGCAATTCTTCGTCTTGAAGATGACCCAATTAATTCATTAGTGGTTCAATACGCGAACGGAGAAGTAGTAAATTATCAACTTGGTAAGATACAGTCAAATGCCGAGGGCGGTCAAAATAATTCCCACGTAATTGATAAGTTTGTTGAATCTATTCTTCATGATCATGAACCACCGGTACCAGGTGAAGAAGGTATGAAATCACTTGAGGTGATTTTGGCAGCACTCGAGTCGAATGAAACAAAACAAATAATTAGAGTGAGCGAACGATGA
- a CDS encoding ThuA domain-containing protein has product MVKVTVWNENRHEQKNPVVRDLYPNGIHGTIAEFLKENGHEIKTATLDEPEHGLTDEVLNHTDVLVWWGHLAHGEVKDEIVQKVQQRVLDGMGLIVLHSGHFSKIFKTLMGTSCDLKWREADEKERLWVVSPSHPIVEGISEYIELEKEEMYGEHFDIPQPDELIFTSWFEGGEVFRSGCTYKRGNGKVFYFRPGHETYPTYHNKDIQRVISNAVKWAEPVKRERPVYGNAKPLELIGGK; this is encoded by the coding sequence ATGGTTAAAGTAACAGTATGGAATGAAAACCGTCACGAACAAAAAAATCCAGTTGTAAGAGATCTTTATCCGAATGGAATTCACGGAACAATTGCAGAATTTTTAAAGGAAAATGGTCATGAAATTAAGACCGCAACACTTGATGAACCTGAGCATGGCTTAACGGATGAAGTTCTAAACCATACGGATGTATTAGTTTGGTGGGGGCATTTAGCACATGGTGAAGTAAAGGATGAAATTGTTCAAAAGGTTCAACAGCGTGTCCTTGATGGCATGGGACTGATTGTTCTTCATTCCGGGCATTTCTCAAAAATCTTTAAAACATTAATGGGAACAAGCTGTGATTTAAAATGGCGGGAAGCAGACGAAAAAGAACGACTATGGGTCGTAAGCCCAAGCCACCCAATTGTAGAAGGTATCTCAGAATATATTGAATTAGAAAAAGAAGAAATGTATGGAGAGCATTTTGATATCCCACAGCCTGATGAACTTATCTTTACAAGTTGGTTTGAAGGAGGGGAAGTGTTCCGCAGCGGGTGTACATACAAACGTGGGAACGGAAAAGTATTCTACTTCCGTCCTGGCCATGAAACATACCCTACTTACCACAACAAAGACATTCAACGTGTTATTAGCAATGCAGTAAAATGGGCAGAACCGGTAAAGCGTGAACGTCCGGTCTATGGAAATGCTAAACCACTTGAACTAATTGGAGGGAAGTAA
- a CDS encoding sugar phosphate isomerase/epimerase, with protein sequence MKKIPIAVQMFTLREESAQDFAGTLKKVADLGFDGVEFAGYGGLSAKEVRVLLDEFGLQAAASHVPLEALENNLYQVIEDQKIVGSNYVVCPYLLPERRSIEDYKALIAFLDRAGETCRREGISLCYHNHDFELEVLPNGKTILETIFDKTESSNVKTELDVYWLTKAGENPVGWINRYKNRTPLIHLKDMTTDGEQFFAELGTGGVDIEAVLRKGKENGVQWWVIEQDVCRRSPLESIEISMNYLKSVNSN encoded by the coding sequence ATGAAAAAGATTCCAATCGCTGTACAAATGTTTACACTGCGGGAAGAAAGTGCCCAAGATTTTGCCGGAACGTTAAAAAAAGTAGCTGATCTTGGCTTTGATGGTGTTGAATTTGCCGGATATGGAGGATTATCAGCAAAAGAAGTAAGAGTATTATTAGATGAGTTTGGCCTGCAAGCAGCAGCCAGTCACGTGCCGCTGGAAGCATTGGAAAATAATCTGTATCAAGTGATTGAGGATCAGAAAATAGTAGGCAGTAACTATGTGGTCTGCCCATACCTACTTCCAGAACGCCGCAGCATAGAAGATTACAAAGCACTTATTGCCTTTTTAGATAGAGCTGGAGAAACCTGCCGTCGTGAAGGCATTTCCCTTTGCTACCATAATCATGATTTTGAACTGGAAGTGCTGCCCAATGGCAAAACGATTCTCGAAACCATTTTTGATAAAACGGAATCCAGTAATGTAAAGACGGAATTGGACGTTTATTGGCTGACAAAAGCGGGTGAAAATCCAGTTGGGTGGATCAATCGATACAAAAATCGAACACCTCTTATTCATTTAAAGGACATGACAACAGATGGAGAACAATTTTTTGCCGAACTTGGAACAGGCGGGGTAGACATTGAAGCCGTGCTGCGTAAAGGAAAGGAAAATGGAGTACAGTGGTGGGTGATCGAGCAGGATGTTTGCCGCCGTTCCCCCTTGGAAAGCATTGAAATCAGCATGAATTACTTAAAATCTGTGAATAGTAATTAA
- a CDS encoding AraC family transcriptional regulator has product MTTNILFCGYSYHTNGYHSQHTSGYPSYLFRLQTEGLCEVVVKGRKMELEKGDLLLIKPGDHYELLVHPGQNSGDYHLVCEGSWVDEWWNRSKKPEVSRIDLDDKLLVLWRHIMIEKRRPTSSQNEELSSYLLRALCLTLERAINETVPSFNVPYTVTRMLRFIEEHATTAFKVEDVAKHAGLSISRSVHLFKSSVGKTMIEYALEIRLSAAIERMKYTSLTLEQIAEDCGFGSYPYFHRVFHKRYGVAPGVYRRQEY; this is encoded by the coding sequence ATGACAACAAATATTTTATTTTGCGGCTATTCGTATCACACAAATGGATATCATTCGCAGCATACATCAGGATATCCCTCTTATCTATTCCGGCTGCAAACAGAAGGCCTTTGTGAAGTAGTGGTGAAGGGTAGAAAAATGGAACTGGAGAAAGGAGATCTTCTGCTCATAAAACCAGGGGATCACTATGAACTACTCGTACATCCTGGCCAAAACAGCGGCGACTATCATTTAGTCTGCGAAGGTTCATGGGTGGACGAATGGTGGAATCGTTCCAAAAAGCCAGAGGTCTCCAGAATCGATTTGGATGATAAACTGCTGGTGCTATGGCGTCATATCATGATTGAAAAACGCCGTCCAACCTCCAGCCAAAACGAAGAGCTCAGCAGCTATTTGCTGCGAGCTCTCTGCTTAACTTTAGAACGAGCCATTAATGAAACAGTGCCTTCTTTCAACGTTCCGTATACTGTGACAAGGATGCTGCGATTCATTGAAGAACATGCTACAACCGCCTTTAAAGTCGAAGATGTGGCAAAGCATGCCGGTCTTAGCATCTCCCGGTCCGTTCATCTTTTTAAAAGCAGTGTTGGAAAAACGATGATTGAATATGCCCTTGAAATCCGTTTATCTGCGGCAATTGAGCGAATGAAATACACATCCTTGACACTAGAACAGATTGCCGAGGATTGTGGCTTCGGCAGCTATCCCTATTTTCATCGAGTCTTCCATAAGAGGTATGGCGTTGCTCCAGGGGTATACAGACGTCAGGAATATTAG
- a CDS encoding glycerophosphodiester phosphodiesterase family protein gives MKKATLIGAGLAFSLLFSPFQQAFAAETTGELRKVDNVAHRGATGYAPENTIAAFDKGVEMKADYIEIDVQRSKDGELVIIHDTTVDRTTDGTGNVKDLTFEQIRSLDAGSWKGEEFKGEKIPTFDEILDRYHGRVGILIELKAPELYPGIEAQVAQKLKVRNLDKPQNEKIIIQSFNFESMKITNKLLPKMPIGVLTSNKAHTTEQALKEFATYADYFNPSYGIVTKELVDHVHALGMKIQSWTVRSQEAADFLLEMNVDGIITDYPDYVDPRK, from the coding sequence ATGAAAAAAGCGACTTTGATTGGAGCTGGCCTGGCTTTTAGTTTATTATTTAGTCCTTTTCAACAGGCTTTTGCAGCAGAAACAACTGGGGAGTTACGAAAAGTTGATAATGTTGCTCACCGTGGTGCAACAGGGTACGCACCGGAAAATACGATTGCCGCTTTTGATAAAGGCGTCGAAATGAAAGCAGATTATATTGAAATCGATGTCCAAAGAAGCAAGGATGGGGAATTGGTCATCATTCATGACACAACGGTTGACAGAACAACGGATGGGACAGGCAATGTGAAGGATTTAACCTTTGAACAAATCAGAAGCCTAGATGCAGGCAGCTGGAAGGGGGAAGAATTTAAAGGAGAAAAAATCCCAACCTTCGATGAAATTCTTGACCGTTATCATGGGAGAGTTGGTATTTTAATAGAATTAAAGGCACCTGAGCTCTATCCTGGAATTGAAGCACAGGTTGCACAGAAATTAAAAGTGCGAAATCTCGATAAACCACAAAATGAAAAGATTATTATTCAATCGTTTAATTTTGAATCTATGAAAATAACAAACAAATTGCTTCCAAAGATGCCGATTGGTGTCCTTACATCCAATAAAGCCCACACAACAGAACAAGCTTTGAAAGAATTTGCAACGTATGCAGATTACTTTAATCCAAGCTACGGAATCGTAACAAAAGAATTGGTTGATCACGTGCACGCGCTTGGAATGAAAATTCAATCCTGGACGGTTCGCAGCCAAGAAGCAGCGGATTTCCTTTTAGAGATGAACGTAGATGGAATTATTACGGATTATCCTGATTACGTAGATCCAAGAAAATAG
- a CDS encoding response regulator gives MKALIVDDEKHVRDGIKILAHWEQNGIGEIYEAGNGEEAIELIQTIRPEIIFSDMKMPKMDGTQLLEWIKENHTNSKTIVVTGYDDYHYMRKAIHFGSSDYLLKPIEPDILNQTLEKAVNEWKKEEDERRRKETSSLLINEMTPVYRDRKLTQLVNSEHFQKDLYEEFGWLKQSRDYKAAIVRVDGKTMEAFQGDRDLTYFTILNIINEIMKENGNGIGFRYLSKKGEIVLIFWDKFELVEEILVHIYKTLKNMLDISCPIAAGKAVNNSSKLKDSYHHARKVILNRNILTDSRRRVYVSDIDTAPSLKSLIAYSSDIEMAIQTGEIRAFEELMDRIEKDITELDYLSVRQVINLENEYMVISNKWFKHYNISFKAPEDIEERVDLFFDSNGTFKLEAYKKRIKREISIFLKKVKKSTLQKNNNIIIDIEKYLQENYDRDVKLQEISDHFYISREYISRKFKQEFNENISDYIVRIRMEKAKSLLKNSQLKIYEIAGMIGYQDDKYFRKVFKKVEGITPNEYRTEYMKQ, from the coding sequence ATGAAGGCGTTGATTGTTGATGATGAAAAACATGTCCGAGATGGAATTAAGATTCTAGCACATTGGGAGCAAAATGGAATAGGTGAAATATATGAAGCAGGAAACGGTGAAGAAGCTATTGAGCTAATCCAAACCATCCGTCCTGAGATCATTTTTTCTGATATGAAGATGCCAAAAATGGATGGAACTCAGCTTTTAGAGTGGATCAAAGAAAATCACACCAACAGTAAAACGATTGTAGTGACAGGTTACGATGACTATCATTATATGAGAAAAGCGATCCATTTCGGCAGTTCAGACTATCTCTTAAAGCCTATTGAACCGGATATTTTAAATCAAACCTTGGAAAAAGCGGTGAATGAATGGAAGAAAGAAGAAGATGAGAGGCGGAGAAAAGAAACAAGCTCACTGCTAATTAATGAAATGACTCCTGTTTATCGAGATCGCAAACTAACACAGCTAGTAAATAGCGAACATTTCCAGAAAGATTTATATGAAGAATTCGGCTGGTTAAAACAGTCACGTGATTATAAAGCCGCTATTGTTCGAGTGGACGGAAAAACAATGGAGGCGTTTCAAGGAGATCGAGATTTAACGTATTTTACGATTTTGAATATTATTAACGAAATCATGAAGGAAAATGGGAATGGAATTGGTTTTCGTTACTTATCTAAAAAGGGTGAAATTGTACTGATTTTTTGGGATAAGTTTGAGTTGGTAGAAGAGATATTAGTCCATATCTATAAGACACTAAAAAATATGTTAGATATCTCTTGTCCGATTGCAGCCGGGAAAGCTGTAAATAACAGTTCGAAGTTGAAAGATTCATATCACCATGCGCGAAAGGTTATATTAAATAGAAATATATTGACTGATAGTCGAAGAAGAGTCTATGTGTCAGATATCGATACAGCTCCATCCCTAAAGAGTTTGATTGCATATTCTTCAGATATAGAAATGGCTATTCAAACCGGAGAAATTAGGGCTTTTGAAGAATTAATGGATCGAATCGAAAAGGACATAACAGAATTGGACTATTTATCTGTAAGACAGGTGATAAATTTAGAAAATGAGTATATGGTTATCAGCAATAAGTGGTTTAAGCATTACAATATTTCATTTAAGGCTCCGGAAGATATTGAAGAGCGGGTTGATTTATTTTTCGATTCAAACGGCACGTTTAAACTAGAAGCGTATAAAAAGAGAATTAAGCGTGAAATTTCCATTTTTTTAAAGAAAGTAAAGAAAAGCACACTGCAAAAGAATAATAATATCATTATTGATATTGAAAAGTACCTTCAGGAAAATTATGACCGGGATGTAAAACTACAGGAGATTTCAGACCATTTCTATATCAGCAGAGAATATATCTCGAGGAAATTTAAACAGGAATTTAACGAAAATATCTCTGATTACATCGTAAGAATCAGGATGGAGAAGGCAAAGTCCTTGTTGAAAAACAGCCAGTTAAAAATCTATGAAATTGCGGGCATGATTGGATATCAGGATGATAAGTATTTTCGGAAGGTATTTAAAAAGGTGGAGGGAATTACCCCGAATGAATATCGAACAGAATATATGAAACAGTGA
- a CDS encoding histidine kinase, with the protein MRWGIRKKLIIFLMLVTVLPFGTAITVTYFYTTQSLNERSVSTNHDLLIKGKEELTVYLNDIAQMSSVPYRYTPFMNVMRNGVSTNLVVNQEEVRRVLAYLFNTRPEIEQMHLYIHEEKESFTNYHSRISGRATYENIFSHPYYRMLTTIEGYSLIEPPHEIYSYNNISVIPNSQKVNVLSFHNVIRDVPLADVLGFLSIDINLSRISAISERLYTKDVEDLYIMNEKGMIIYSSNEKEIGKENNEKWFEQVKKEPKGRKSFEWKDKQFTGVIVHETFTDSFKDWSIVKRIPYDVLYQGARETVIINILIGLATLIFALLGTMFVSFKLTAPIKVLIDNMKKVEKGELKADFESLGSDEIGMLGRHFKRMIAKIDELIESEYKLEIENKASQLRVLQSQINPHFLYNAFQSIGTLALKLNAVPVYSLLTSLSTIMRYSMNMKDDIVPFTSELNHVKSYLLLQKQRFEEQFEFELNIEDEVKAISVPKMILQPVVENCFKHGFDQHIEKAWIQIDAFLENDNMVLISIKDNGMGPSDDHLEKIRMELVHGISKADTQREAIGLKNIYDRLQIYYHNQAKLSVNRNEEGGFTVTIQIPKVMPKEVEHS; encoded by the coding sequence ATGCGATGGGGTATTCGAAAAAAGCTTATTATCTTTTTAATGCTTGTAACAGTTCTCCCTTTTGGGACAGCCATCACTGTTACTTATTTTTACACGACCCAGTCACTTAATGAACGCTCTGTTTCAACAAATCATGACTTGCTTATAAAAGGCAAGGAAGAGCTGACTGTATATTTAAATGATATTGCCCAAATGTCATCGGTCCCTTATCGATATACTCCTTTTATGAATGTAATGCGAAATGGGGTCTCCACCAACTTGGTTGTGAATCAAGAAGAAGTGCGCAGAGTACTTGCCTATTTATTTAATACGCGTCCTGAAATTGAACAAATGCATCTTTATATTCATGAAGAAAAGGAATCATTCACCAATTATCATTCGAGAATCAGCGGCAGGGCAACTTATGAAAATATATTTTCACACCCTTACTATCGGATGTTAACCACCATAGAGGGCTATTCCCTTATTGAACCTCCGCACGAGATTTATAGCTATAACAATATCTCGGTTATTCCTAATTCGCAGAAGGTGAATGTATTAAGCTTCCATAATGTAATTCGGGATGTCCCATTAGCAGATGTTTTGGGTTTTTTATCGATAGATATTAATCTTTCTAGAATTAGTGCAATCTCCGAACGATTATATACGAAAGACGTCGAAGACCTATATATTATGAATGAAAAGGGAATGATTATTTACTCTTCAAATGAAAAAGAGATTGGAAAGGAAAATAATGAAAAGTGGTTTGAACAGGTAAAAAAGGAACCGAAAGGCAGGAAAAGTTTCGAATGGAAGGACAAGCAGTTTACGGGTGTCATCGTCCATGAAACATTCACAGATTCGTTTAAGGACTGGTCTATCGTAAAACGAATCCCTTATGATGTTCTTTATCAGGGTGCAAGAGAAACTGTTATCATCAATATTTTGATTGGTTTGGCTACACTTATATTTGCATTACTGGGGACCATGTTTGTTTCCTTTAAGCTAACAGCACCCATAAAAGTGTTAATCGACAATATGAAGAAAGTCGAGAAAGGTGAATTGAAAGCTGATTTTGAATCATTAGGCAGTGATGAAATTGGAATGCTGGGAAGGCATTTTAAACGAATGATTGCGAAAATAGATGAGTTGATTGAGAGTGAATATAAATTAGAGATAGAAAACAAAGCATCACAGCTGCGGGTGCTGCAATCACAAATTAATCCGCATTTCCTTTATAACGCCTTTCAGTCAATTGGGACATTGGCATTAAAATTAAATGCGGTTCCGGTGTATTCATTACTGACATCCTTATCAACGATTATGCGATACAGTATGAATATGAAGGATGATATTGTTCCATTTACCTCCGAGTTGAATCATGTGAAATCCTATTTATTACTGCAAAAACAGCGCTTTGAAGAGCAGTTTGAATTTGAACTGAATATCGAAGATGAAGTCAAAGCGATATCCGTTCCAAAAATGATTTTACAGCCCGTTGTGGAAAATTGTTTTAAGCATGGCTTTGATCAGCACATAGAAAAAGCATGGATTCAAATAGATGCATTTCTCGAGAACGACAATATGGTCTTAATCTCTATAAAGGATAATGGAATGGGTCCTAGCGATGATCATCTTGAGAAAATTCGCATGGAACTGGTTCATGGCATTTCAAAAGCAGACACCCAAAGAGAAGCGATAGGGCTAAAAAATATTTATGACCGATTACAGATTTATTATCATAACCAGGCAAAGCTGTCAGTTAACCGGAATGAAGAAGGTGGTTTTACGGTTACCATCCAAATCCCGAAGGTAATGCCGAAAGAGGTGGAACATTCATGA
- a CDS encoding sugar ABC transporter permease has translation MNNESKLDTVKGAALTNQKSLNVSKSVSFWNKKKWKDAGLFTLFVGPVLLAFILIVLIPFFTGIYYAFTDWNGVTGSVKWVGLDNFKYLFTEDKQFQTSFILTTKYTVVAIILTNLIGFGLALLVAQKLKAKNVLRTVFFMPNLIGGLILGFIWQFIFVKGFASLGELTGIPLFELAWLGDAKTAFWGIVIVSVWQGAGYIMIIYIAALQNVPQELIEAARIDGANRFQILRHITMPLVAPAVTICLFLTTASSFKVFDANLSLTNGGPFKSTEMLALNIYTEAFVNNRYGIGEAKALIFFIVVAAITVLQVTISKKREVES, from the coding sequence ATGAATAACGAAAGTAAGTTGGATACGGTTAAGGGGGCAGCCCTCACAAATCAGAAAAGCTTGAATGTTTCTAAGTCAGTTTCTTTTTGGAATAAGAAGAAATGGAAAGATGCTGGGTTATTTACCCTTTTTGTAGGTCCGGTTTTATTAGCTTTTATACTTATAGTTTTAATCCCATTCTTTACAGGTATATATTATGCATTTACTGATTGGAACGGGGTAACAGGTTCCGTCAAATGGGTGGGACTAGATAATTTCAAATACTTATTTACAGAGGACAAGCAATTTCAAACGTCCTTCATTCTTACAACAAAATACACAGTCGTAGCCATTATTTTAACGAACCTAATCGGGTTTGGATTAGCCTTACTAGTAGCACAAAAGTTGAAAGCAAAAAACGTCTTACGCACAGTTTTCTTCATGCCTAACTTAATCGGCGGATTAATCCTAGGTTTTATCTGGCAGTTTATTTTTGTAAAAGGATTTGCATCCTTAGGTGAATTAACGGGGATTCCTCTATTTGAACTAGCATGGTTAGGGGATGCGAAGACAGCATTCTGGGGAATTGTCATCGTCAGTGTTTGGCAGGGTGCAGGTTACATTATGATTATCTATATTGCTGCCCTGCAGAATGTACCGCAGGAATTAATTGAAGCAGCAAGAATTGACGGAGCTAATCGATTCCAAATCCTTCGTCATATCACCATGCCGCTTGTTGCACCAGCAGTAACAATTTGTTTATTTTTAACAACCGCTTCATCCTTTAAAGTCTTTGATGCTAACCTGTCATTGACAAACGGCGGCCCTTTTAAATCAACAGAAATGCTGGCGCTAAACATTTATACAGAAGCATTTGTTAATAACCGGTACGGTATCGGTGAAGCAAAAGCATTAATTTTCTTCATTGTCGTAGCAGCGATTACCGTCCTTCAAGTTACAATTTCAAAGAAAAGGGAGGTTGAATCCTAA